A single region of the Pseudomonas sp. PDM14 genome encodes:
- the folM gene encoding dihydromonapterin reductase, translated as MCNAPILITGAGQRIGLHCAERLLDDGHRLIVSYRSERPGVQLLRERGALTLQADFSSEAGIQAFIDSLKGHTDSLRAIVHNASDWLSETPGNEAAVFQQMVSVHMLAPYLINLQCAELLQRSNNADIVHISDDVVRSGSGKRPAYCASKAGLDSLTQSFAARFAPTIKVNGIAPALILFNEGDDAAYRSRRLAESPLGIEPGADVIYQSLRYLLDNPYVTGTTLAVNGGRHLN; from the coding sequence GTGTGCAACGCCCCGATCCTGATCACCGGCGCCGGCCAGCGCATCGGCCTGCACTGCGCCGAACGCCTGCTCGACGACGGTCATCGGCTGATCGTCAGCTACCGTAGCGAACGCCCCGGCGTGCAGCTGCTGCGCGAGCGTGGCGCACTGACGCTGCAGGCGGACTTCTCCAGCGAAGCCGGTATCCAGGCGTTCATCGATAGCCTGAAGGGCCACACCGACAGCCTGCGCGCAATCGTCCACAACGCCTCGGACTGGCTCAGCGAAACGCCGGGCAACGAAGCTGCGGTGTTCCAGCAAATGGTCAGCGTGCACATGCTCGCGCCCTACCTGATCAACCTGCAGTGCGCCGAGCTGCTGCAGCGCTCGAACAACGCCGACATCGTGCACATCAGCGACGACGTGGTACGCAGCGGCAGCGGCAAGCGCCCGGCCTACTGCGCCAGCAAGGCCGGCCTCGACAGCCTCACCCAGTCCTTCGCCGCGCGCTTCGCCCCGACCATCAAGGTCAACGGCATCGCCCCGGCCCTGATCCTGTTCAACGAGGGCGACGATGCGGCCTACCGCAGCAGACGCCTTGCGGAATCGCCCCTCGGCATCGAGCCCGGCGCCGATGTCATCTACCAGAGCCTGCGCTACCTGCTGGACAACCCCTACGTCACCGGCACGACGCTCGCCGTCAATGGCGGCCGCCACCTCAACTGA
- the folE gene encoding GTP cyclohydrolase I FolE, giving the protein MNPHLPHHYRAILVGLGENPEREGLLDTPKRAAKAMQYLCHGYQQSLDEIVNGALFASTNDEMVIVKDIELYSLCEHHLLPFIGKAHVAYMPTGRVLGLSKVARIVDMYARRLQIQENLTRQIAEAIQSVTQAAGVAVVIEAQHMCMMMRGVEKQNSSMNTSVMLGAFRASNTTRQEFLQLIGRSK; this is encoded by the coding sequence ATGAACCCGCACCTGCCCCACCACTATCGCGCGATTCTCGTCGGCCTCGGCGAGAACCCCGAACGCGAGGGCCTGCTCGACACCCCCAAACGCGCCGCGAAGGCCATGCAGTACCTGTGTCACGGTTACCAGCAGTCGCTGGACGAGATCGTCAACGGCGCGCTGTTCGCCTCGACCAACGACGAGATGGTGATCGTCAAGGACATCGAGCTGTATTCGTTGTGCGAACACCACCTGCTGCCCTTCATCGGCAAGGCGCATGTCGCCTACATGCCCACCGGCCGCGTGCTGGGCCTGTCAAAGGTGGCGCGCATCGTCGACATGTACGCGCGGCGCCTGCAGATCCAGGAGAACCTCACGCGGCAGATCGCCGAGGCCATCCAGAGCGTCACCCAGGCCGCCGGCGTGGCCGTGGTGATCGAGGCGCAGCACATGTGCATGATGATGCGCGGGGTGGAAAAGCAGAACTCGTCGATGAACACCTCGGTTATGCTGGGCGCCTTCCGCGCGTCCAACACCACCCGCCAGGAATTTCTGCAACTGATCGGACGGAGCAAGTAA
- the folX gene encoding dihydroneopterin triphosphate 2'-epimerase, whose protein sequence is MPRLDPGMARIRVKDLRLRTFIGIKEEEILNKQDVLINLTILYPADEAVRDNDIEHALNYRTITKAVIRHVEENRFALLERLTQEILDLVMSNPDVRYAEVEVDKLHALRFAESVSITLAAQR, encoded by the coding sequence ATGCCACGACTGGACCCCGGCATGGCGCGTATCCGGGTCAAGGACCTGCGCCTGCGCACCTTCATCGGCATCAAGGAGGAGGAAATCCTCAACAAGCAGGATGTGTTGATCAACCTCACCATCCTCTACCCCGCCGACGAAGCCGTGCGCGACAACGACATCGAACACGCCCTCAACTACCGCACCATCACCAAGGCGGTGATCCGCCACGTCGAGGAAAACCGTTTCGCCCTGCTCGAGCGCCTGACCCAGGAAATTCTCGACCTGGTGATGAGCAACCCGGACGTGCGCTACGCCGAGGTCGAGGTCGACAAACTGCACGCCCTGCGCTTCGCCGAGTCGGTGTCAATCACCCTCGCCGCCCAGCGCTAG
- a CDS encoding DUF1244 domain-containing protein has product MTEQQRLELEAAAFRHLVQHLRSRPDVQNIDLMNLSGFCRNCLSKWYKAAADEQGVDIDMEQAREVVYGMPYAEWKAQHQKEASTEQLAAFTKGQQP; this is encoded by the coding sequence ATGACCGAGCAACAACGCCTCGAACTGGAAGCCGCGGCTTTCCGCCATCTGGTTCAGCACCTGCGTTCTCGCCCCGATGTACAGAACATCGACCTGATGAACCTCTCCGGTTTCTGCCGCAACTGCCTGTCCAAGTGGTACAAGGCCGCCGCCGATGAGCAGGGCGTGGACATCGACATGGAGCAGGCCCGCGAGGTTGTCTACGGCATGCCGTACGCCGAGTGGAAAGCCCAGCACCAGAAAGAAGCCAGCACCGAGCAGCTGGCCGCATTCACCAAAGGACAGCAACCATGA
- a CDS encoding HopJ type III effector protein — MSQLQDFRARLHSEQFLFAETLAFIAEHYDYQQSAFRNGHVDNAAGQNEGSCKTLGLALLEGLSLEETLRAFGEHYRAVLASPDGSDHGNIRALQDTGLPGVTFERQALSRK, encoded by the coding sequence ATGAGCCAGCTGCAAGACTTCCGCGCCCGCCTGCACAGCGAGCAGTTCCTCTTCGCCGAAACGCTGGCGTTCATCGCCGAGCACTACGACTACCAGCAGAGCGCCTTTCGCAACGGCCACGTCGACAACGCCGCCGGGCAGAACGAAGGCTCGTGCAAGACCCTCGGCCTGGCCCTGCTCGAAGGCCTGAGCCTGGAAGAAACCCTGCGCGCCTTTGGCGAGCACTACCGCGCCGTGCTGGCCAGCCCCGACGGCAGCGACCACGGCAACATCCGCGCCCTGCAGGACACCGGCCTGCCGGGGGTGACGTTCGAGCGGCAGGCGTTGAGCCGCAAGTAA
- the trxB gene encoding thioredoxin-disulfide reductase, which yields MSAVRHSRVIILGSGPAGYSAAVYAARANLKPLLITGMQAGGQLTTTTEVDNWPGDPHGLTGPALMQRMQEHAERFETEIVFDHINAVDLAGKPFTLQGDSGTYTCDALIIATGASARYLGLPSEEAFMGKGVSACATCDGFFYRNREVAVVGGGNTAVEEALYLANIASKVTLVHRRDSFRAEKILQDKLQARVAEGKIVLKLHAEVDEVLGNAMGVTGVRLKNRDGSHDQLQVDGLFVAIGHTPNTSLFDGQLQLRDGYLVVNGGRDGNATATNLPGVFAAGDVADHVYRQAITSAGAGCMAALDVERYLDAL from the coding sequence ATGTCAGCAGTGCGCCATTCCCGGGTGATCATCCTCGGTTCCGGCCCCGCCGGTTACAGCGCGGCGGTGTACGCCGCGCGGGCCAACCTCAAACCGCTGCTGATCACCGGCATGCAGGCCGGCGGCCAGCTGACCACCACCACCGAGGTCGACAACTGGCCGGGCGACCCCCACGGGCTGACCGGCCCGGCACTGATGCAGCGCATGCAGGAACACGCCGAGCGCTTCGAGACCGAGATCGTCTTCGACCACATCAACGCCGTGGATCTGGCCGGCAAGCCGTTCACCCTGCAAGGCGACAGCGGCACCTACACCTGCGACGCACTGATCATCGCCACCGGTGCCAGCGCGCGCTACCTGGGCCTGCCTTCGGAAGAGGCCTTCATGGGCAAGGGCGTGTCCGCCTGCGCCACCTGCGACGGCTTCTTCTACCGCAACCGCGAGGTAGCGGTGGTCGGCGGCGGCAACACCGCAGTGGAAGAGGCGCTGTACCTGGCCAACATCGCCAGCAAGGTGACCCTGGTGCACCGTCGCGACAGCTTCCGTGCGGAGAAAATCCTGCAGGACAAGCTTCAGGCACGCGTGGCCGAGGGCAAGATCGTGCTCAAGCTGCACGCCGAGGTGGACGAAGTGCTGGGCAACGCCATGGGCGTGACCGGTGTGCGCTTGAAGAACCGCGATGGCAGCCACGATCAGCTGCAGGTCGACGGTCTGTTCGTGGCCATCGGCCACACGCCGAACACCTCGCTGTTCGACGGTCAGCTGCAGCTGCGCGATGGCTACCTGGTGGTCAACGGTGGCCGCGACGGCAATGCCACCGCGACCAACCTGCCGGGCGTGTTCGCCGCGGGCGACGTGGCCGATCACGTCTACCGCCAGGCCATTACCTCCGCCGGCGCCGGCTGCATGGCGGCGCTCGATGTGGAGCGTTACCTCGACGCGCTGTGA
- a CDS encoding diguanylate cyclase domain-containing protein: MPVRNRLLLLFLPLMLLSLAAVWLLSQQILLQRFDQLDAEQLADDANQLHLQLHQEMARLTMQGRDWAWWDDTYNFVEDHNRRYVEKNLDLTTLVNLRLHFLLIYDRQGRLIEQRWNLPAANQLITANGASLPAAQEQQRLVLEQIEQYGISRYRRDPRETVSAWLKVGGLPALANSTPTSRTGDGIEANGNMVMGYFLTRELIKEQQNQLLMQFQLADNQPVPAGSFPLDISSSHASSQAWLTPRQLVGDHQETRLVLLDDQGQPVISFALQRERPIYQQGRQSINLFVFSVLVIILLGAAGGFLGLEVWVIRRLQQMNRAVSAIGQHNDSERLHETGHDEFGQLAGEINQMLERIEQSERRDRVILDNIQDGFFELDVSGKVMSANRSLEQMLGYPPGGMRGQPIVDVLHSDDALRTRAQFIAALEAEGKAVISAQLKRRDGSFGHFEGRFSVIYGQGNQRIGYRGIVRDVSGQVALQNRLMDMAYRDPLTGLGNRKAFLEQLRLSIEEADTHQRSLALFYIDLDRFKEVNDRFGHDAGDELLTLIAERLRSSLRDPDRIYRLGGDEFTLLMPGGTRESAQRLADRLLSNMQQPMNVRQGLIDFVTPSIGIALYPEHANEATSLISAADHAMYQAKRQRNNACVYQPSALSSTTESR; this comes from the coding sequence ATGCCCGTGCGCAACCGCCTGCTCCTGCTGTTCCTGCCGCTGATGCTGCTCAGCCTCGCGGCGGTGTGGTTGCTCAGTCAGCAGATACTGTTGCAACGCTTTGACCAGCTGGATGCGGAACAACTGGCCGACGATGCCAACCAGCTGCACCTGCAGCTGCACCAGGAAATGGCTCGCCTGACCATGCAGGGCCGCGACTGGGCGTGGTGGGACGACACCTACAATTTCGTCGAGGACCACAACCGCCGCTACGTCGAGAAGAACCTCGACCTCACCACCCTGGTCAACCTGCGCCTGCACTTCCTGCTGATCTACGATCGCCAGGGCCGCCTGATCGAACAGCGCTGGAACCTGCCCGCCGCCAACCAGCTGATCACCGCCAACGGCGCCAGCCTTCCTGCTGCCCAAGAGCAGCAGCGCCTGGTCCTGGAGCAGATCGAGCAGTACGGCATCAGCCGCTATCGCCGCGACCCGCGCGAAACCGTCAGCGCCTGGCTCAAGGTCGGCGGTCTGCCGGCGTTGGCCAACAGCACGCCGACCAGCCGCACCGGCGACGGCATCGAAGCCAACGGCAACATGGTGATGGGCTACTTCCTCACCCGCGAACTGATCAAGGAACAGCAGAACCAGTTGCTGATGCAGTTCCAGCTGGCCGACAACCAGCCGGTACCTGCCGGCTCGTTCCCCCTCGACATCAGCAGCAGCCACGCCAGCAGCCAGGCCTGGCTGACCCCGCGCCAGCTCGTCGGTGACCACCAGGAAACCCGCCTGGTCCTGCTCGACGACCAGGGCCAGCCGGTGATCAGCTTCGCCCTGCAGCGCGAGCGGCCGATCTACCAGCAGGGCCGGCAGAGCATCAACCTGTTCGTCTTCAGCGTGCTGGTGATCATCCTGCTCGGCGCGGCCGGCGGCTTCCTCGGCCTCGAGGTGTGGGTAATCCGCCGCCTGCAGCAGATGAACCGCGCGGTTTCCGCCATCGGCCAGCACAACGACAGCGAGCGCCTGCACGAAACCGGGCATGACGAATTCGGCCAGCTCGCCGGCGAGATCAACCAGATGCTCGAACGCATCGAGCAGAGCGAACGACGCGACCGGGTGATCCTCGACAACATCCAGGACGGCTTCTTCGAACTCGACGTCAGCGGCAAGGTGATGTCAGCCAACCGCTCGCTGGAACAGATGCTCGGCTACCCGCCCGGCGGCATGCGCGGCCAGCCCATCGTCGACGTGCTGCACAGCGACGACGCCCTGCGCACCCGCGCGCAGTTCATTGCCGCGCTGGAGGCCGAGGGCAAGGCGGTGATCAGCGCCCAGCTCAAGCGCCGCGACGGCAGCTTCGGCCACTTCGAAGGGCGCTTCTCGGTGATTTACGGCCAGGGCAACCAGCGCATCGGCTATCGCGGCATCGTGCGCGACGTCAGCGGCCAGGTGGCGCTGCAGAATCGCCTGATGGACATGGCCTACCGCGATCCGCTGACCGGCCTGGGCAACCGCAAGGCCTTCCTCGAGCAGCTGCGCCTGAGCATCGAGGAAGCCGACACGCACCAGCGCAGCCTGGCGCTGTTCTACATCGACCTGGACCGCTTCAAGGAGGTCAACGACCGCTTCGGCCACGACGCTGGCGACGAGTTGCTGACCCTGATCGCCGAGCGCCTGCGCAGCAGCCTGCGTGACCCGGACCGTATCTATCGCCTGGGCGGCGACGAATTCACCCTGCTGATGCCCGGCGGCACCCGCGAATCGGCGCAGCGCCTGGCCGACCGACTGCTGAGCAACATGCAGCAGCCGATGAACGTGCGCCAGGGCCTGATCGACTTTGTAACGCCCAGTATCGGCATCGCCCTGTACCCGGAGCACGCCAACGAGGCCACCAGCCTGATCAGCGCGGCGGATCACGCCATGTATCAGGCCAAACGCCAGCGCAACAACGCCTGCGTGTACCAGCCCAGCGCCCTTTCGTCGACCACGGAAAGCCGGTAA
- the cysZ gene encoding sulfate transporter CysZ, which produces MPTPALSGPQYLGEGLKLVLSPGLRLFVLLPLTVNLLLFIGLIVLAMQQFGGWVDTFMPNLPDWLSFVQYIIWPLFVLVVLLIMFFSFTMLANIIAAPFNGFLAEKVEVVARGRDDFPPFSWAELMAMVPRTIGRELRKLAYFLPRAIPLLILTFIPVLNLVAAPLWILFGVWMMAVQYIDYPCDNNKVSWDDMLAWLREKRWQSLGFGGAVYLALLIPFVNILVMPAAVAGATLFWVRERQPGAVTKA; this is translated from the coding sequence ATGCCCACCCCCGCCCTCTCTGGCCCGCAGTATCTGGGCGAAGGCCTGAAGCTGGTCCTGAGCCCTGGCCTGCGCCTGTTCGTGCTGCTGCCGCTGACGGTCAACCTGCTGCTGTTCATCGGCCTGATCGTGCTCGCCATGCAGCAGTTCGGCGGCTGGGTCGACACCTTCATGCCCAACCTGCCGGACTGGCTGAGCTTCGTGCAGTACATCATCTGGCCGCTGTTCGTGCTGGTGGTGCTGCTGATCATGTTCTTCAGCTTCACCATGCTCGCCAACATCATCGCCGCGCCGTTCAACGGCTTCCTCGCCGAGAAGGTCGAGGTGGTAGCCCGCGGGCGAGACGACTTCCCGCCCTTCAGCTGGGCCGAGCTGATGGCCATGGTGCCGCGCACCATCGGCCGCGAGCTGCGCAAGCTGGCGTACTTCCTGCCACGCGCCATCCCGCTGCTGATCCTCACCTTCATCCCGGTGCTGAACCTGGTGGCCGCACCGCTGTGGATCCTCTTCGGCGTGTGGATGATGGCCGTGCAATACATCGACTACCCGTGCGACAACAACAAGGTCTCCTGGGACGACATGCTCGCCTGGCTACGCGAGAAACGCTGGCAGAGCCTGGGCTTCGGCGGCGCGGTGTACCTGGCGCTGCTGATTCCCTTCGTCAACATCCTGGTCATGCCCGCCGCCGTCGCCGGGGCCACGCTGTTCTGGGTGCGCGAACGCCAGCCGGGCGCCGTCACAAAGGCGTAA
- a CDS encoding glycosyltransferase family 4 protein, translated as MAPVDTGAMNVTSLHIALISETFPPEINGVANTLGRLSQGLIQRGHRLQLIRPRQLADEQQASDEHLLLTRGWPLPGYPGLQWGQSSLHKLLRRWQRQRPDVLYIATEGPLGLSALRAARRLGIPVVSGFHTNFQQYTGHYGLGLLTRALTRYLRWFHNRTRMTLVPSPSQRLELQRRGFERLMLLARGVDGQLFHPSHRSPELRASWGLGQDDIAVLHVGRLAAEKNLALLVRSFRELQQRFPQQRLKLVLVGDGPLRAQLQEELPQAIFCGVQRGTALAEHYASGDLFLFPSLSETFGNVVLEAQAAGLAVVAYDQAAAAQHIHHGHNGALAMPGDEQGFIDAACWLLEDRESLRSVRLNARQHAGKQGWDAIVAQFEHLLQDASSAHITDEKKPRCAGA; from the coding sequence ATGGCGCCGGTCGACACTGGCGCCATGAATGTCACAAGCCTGCACATCGCCTTGATCAGCGAAACCTTCCCGCCGGAAATCAACGGCGTCGCCAACACGCTCGGCCGCCTTAGCCAGGGCCTGATCCAGCGCGGCCATCGCCTGCAGCTGATTCGCCCGCGCCAGTTGGCGGACGAGCAGCAGGCCAGCGACGAGCACCTGCTGCTGACCCGTGGCTGGCCGCTGCCCGGCTACCCCGGCCTGCAGTGGGGCCAGTCGTCGCTGCACAAGCTGCTACGACGTTGGCAACGTCAGCGCCCGGACGTGCTCTACATCGCCACCGAAGGCCCGCTGGGGCTGTCAGCCTTGCGTGCGGCGCGGCGCCTGGGCATCCCGGTGGTCAGCGGTTTTCACACCAATTTCCAGCAGTACACCGGGCACTACGGCCTGGGCCTGCTGACCCGTGCGCTGACCCGCTACCTGCGCTGGTTCCACAACCGCACGCGGATGACCCTGGTACCCAGCCCGAGCCAGCGCCTGGAGCTGCAGCGCCGCGGTTTCGAGCGCCTGATGCTGCTGGCCCGTGGCGTCGACGGCCAGCTGTTCCATCCCAGCCACCGCTCGCCTGAACTGCGCGCCAGCTGGGGCCTGGGCCAGGACGATATCGCCGTGCTGCATGTCGGCCGTCTGGCCGCGGAGAAGAACCTGGCGCTGCTGGTACGCAGCTTCCGCGAACTGCAGCAACGCTTCCCGCAACAACGCCTGAAGCTGGTGCTGGTCGGTGACGGCCCGCTGCGCGCACAGCTGCAAGAGGAACTGCCGCAGGCGATCTTCTGCGGCGTGCAACGCGGTACCGCACTGGCCGAGCATTACGCCAGCGGCGACCTGTTCCTCTTTCCCAGCCTTTCGGAAACCTTCGGCAACGTGGTGCTCGAGGCCCAGGCCGCCGGGCTGGCGGTAGTGGCTTACGACCAGGCCGCCGCCGCGCAACATATTCACCACGGACACAACGGCGCGCTGGCCATGCCGGGCGACGAGCAGGGCTTCATCGACGCCGCCTGCTGGCTGCTGGAAGACCGCGAGAGCCTGCGCAGCGTGCGCCTGAATGCCCGCCAGCACGCCGGCAAACAGGGCTGGGATGCCATCGTCGCGCAGTTCGAGCACCTGCTGCAGGATGCCAGCAGCGCACATATCACGGACGAAAAAAAGCCCCGGTGTGCCGGGGCTTGA
- a CDS encoding NADH:flavin oxidoreductase, whose product MNAPAKALFQPFQLGNLELPTRVVMAPMTRSFSPGGVPNAKVVEYYRRRAAAGVGLIVTEGTTVGHKASNGYPHVPRFYGEDALAGWKEVVDAVHAEGGKIVPQLWHVGNVRKLGTEPDASVPGYGPSEKIKEGNVVVHGMTKADIDEVIAAFAQAARDAQAIGMDGVEIHGAHGYLVDQFFWEGSNQRTDEYGGDLAQRSRFAIELIKAVRAAVGPDFPIIFRFSQWKQQDYTARLVQTPEALGAFLKPLADAGVDIFHCSTRRFWEPEFEGSDLNLAGWTRQLTGKPTITVGSVGLDGEFLQFMVNTDKVAEPASLENLLERLNKQEFDLVAVGRALLVDPDWAQKVREGREQDILPFSREALKQLV is encoded by the coding sequence ATGAACGCCCCTGCAAAAGCCCTGTTTCAACCCTTCCAGCTGGGCAACCTGGAGCTGCCGACCCGTGTGGTAATGGCGCCGATGACCCGTTCCTTCTCCCCGGGCGGCGTGCCCAATGCCAAGGTCGTCGAGTACTACCGTCGCCGCGCTGCCGCGGGTGTCGGCCTGATCGTCACCGAAGGCACCACCGTTGGCCACAAGGCTTCCAACGGCTACCCGCACGTGCCGCGCTTCTACGGTGAAGACGCCCTGGCCGGCTGGAAAGAGGTGGTCGACGCGGTGCACGCCGAAGGCGGCAAGATCGTTCCGCAACTGTGGCACGTGGGCAACGTGCGCAAGCTCGGCACCGAGCCGGACGCCAGCGTGCCGGGCTACGGCCCGAGCGAGAAGATCAAGGAAGGCAACGTGGTCGTGCACGGCATGACCAAGGCCGATATCGACGAAGTCATCGCGGCCTTCGCCCAGGCTGCCCGTGACGCCCAGGCCATCGGCATGGACGGGGTGGAAATCCACGGCGCCCACGGCTACCTGGTCGACCAGTTCTTCTGGGAAGGCAGCAACCAGCGCACCGACGAGTACGGCGGCGACCTGGCCCAGCGTTCGCGTTTCGCCATCGAGCTGATTAAGGCCGTGCGCGCCGCGGTCGGCCCGGACTTCCCGATCATCTTCCGTTTCTCGCAGTGGAAGCAGCAGGACTACACCGCGCGCCTGGTGCAGACGCCGGAAGCCCTGGGTGCCTTCCTCAAGCCGCTGGCCGACGCCGGCGTGGACATCTTCCACTGCTCGACCCGTCGCTTCTGGGAGCCGGAATTCGAAGGTTCCGATCTCAACCTGGCCGGCTGGACCCGCCAGCTGACCGGCAAACCGACCATCACCGTGGGCAGCGTCGGCCTGGACGGCGAATTCCTGCAGTTCATGGTCAACACCGACAAGGTTGCCGAGCCGGCCAGCCTGGAAAATCTGCTGGAGCGCCTGAACAAGCAGGAGTTCGACCTGGTGGCCGTGGGCCGTGCGCTGCTGGTCGACCCGGACTGGGCGCAGAAGGTTCGCGAAGGCCGCGAGCAGGACATCCTGCCGTTCAGCCGCGAAGCACTGAAACAGCTGGTCTAA
- a CDS encoding TetR/AcrR family transcriptional regulator: protein MNNSIRLDKRDLILAKGSAVMTRRGYHGTGVQEIVQAAGIPKGSFYHYFASKEDFALHALEFVYRPRLQRYAEALANPALSPRARILAYYQDLQGHFARQDKAEYHCFIGSLSFEMADLLPAIGAQVDAIQQASVDILRGCLELAQEAGELAADEDCDNLATFINSAWQGVLARLKVGAGSAPLHAFNTRLELLLQP, encoded by the coding sequence ATGAACAACAGCATCCGACTCGACAAGCGCGACCTGATCCTGGCCAAGGGCTCGGCGGTGATGACCCGCCGCGGCTACCACGGTACCGGGGTGCAGGAGATCGTCCAGGCTGCGGGCATTCCCAAAGGCTCGTTCTATCACTACTTCGCCAGCAAGGAAGACTTCGCCTTGCACGCCCTCGAGTTCGTCTACCGTCCGCGCCTGCAGCGCTATGCCGAGGCTCTGGCCAATCCGGCGCTGAGCCCGCGTGCGCGCATCCTCGCCTATTACCAGGACCTGCAGGGCCATTTCGCCCGCCAGGACAAGGCCGAGTACCACTGCTTCATCGGCAGCCTGAGTTTCGAGATGGCCGACCTGCTGCCGGCCATCGGCGCCCAGGTCGATGCTATCCAGCAGGCCTCGGTGGACATCCTGCGCGGGTGCCTGGAGCTGGCTCAAGAGGCTGGCGAACTGGCGGCCGACGAGGATTGCGACAACCTCGCCACCTTCATCAACAGCGCCTGGCAGGGCGTGCTGGCCCGCCTCAAGGTTGGCGCCGGTTCGGCTCCGCTGCACGCCTTCAACACCCGTCTGGAACTGCTTCTGCAGCCCTGA
- a CDS encoding nitroreductase family protein, whose translation MNSFSPDDTAAHVSPAALRALIESRRAVRRFTAEPVPEAVIRDCLELATLAPNSCNLQPWSFQVIRDAELLARLHPVCMSQNAAKAPLIIAVLARPDTWRQACRDIITFWPEPEVPARVRDFYARTAPFQYNQGPLGLLGFFKRQLLRIVALRKPLMRKPNSRADMRIWAVKSTALAAQNLMLAFQSHGFATCPMEGFDEVRLRRVLDLPRAAIPIMLLAVGHQGDKDVYNPRLRFPLEQQVTWL comes from the coding sequence ATGAACAGCTTCTCTCCTGACGATACCGCCGCCCATGTCTCACCCGCTGCCCTGCGCGCGCTGATCGAAAGCCGCCGCGCGGTGCGACGTTTCACCGCCGAGCCGGTGCCCGAGGCGGTCATTCGCGACTGCCTGGAACTGGCGACCCTCGCGCCCAACTCCTGCAACCTGCAGCCCTGGAGCTTTCAGGTGATCCGCGACGCCGAGCTGCTCGCGCGTCTGCATCCGGTATGCATGAGCCAGAACGCGGCGAAGGCACCGCTGATCATTGCCGTGCTGGCGCGTCCCGATACCTGGCGGCAGGCCTGCCGCGACATCATCACCTTCTGGCCGGAGCCCGAGGTGCCGGCGCGCGTTCGCGACTTCTACGCCAGGACTGCGCCGTTCCAGTACAACCAGGGGCCATTGGGATTGCTGGGCTTCTTCAAGCGCCAGCTGCTGCGCATCGTGGCGCTGCGCAAGCCGTTGATGCGTAAGCCAAACAGCAGGGCCGACATGCGTATCTGGGCGGTGAAGTCGACCGCCCTGGCGGCGCAGAACCTGATGCTGGCGTTCCAGAGCCACGGCTTCGCCACATGCCCGATGGAGGGCTTCGACGAGGTGCGCCTGCGCCGCGTGCTCGACCTGCCGCGCGCGGCGATCCCGATCATGCTGCTGGCGGTCGGGCATCAGGGGGATAAGGACGTGTACAACCCGCGGCTGCGTTTTCCGCTGGAGCAGCAGGTCACCTGGCTGTAG
- a CDS encoding glutathione peroxidase, translating into MSAFHDLNLRALDGQDLPLAPYKGQLVLVVNVASKCGLTPQYAALENLYQQYRERGFTVLGLPCNQFAGQEPGSEEEIRAFCSLNYDVSFPLGSKLEVNGPGRHPLYRLLAGEGAEFPGDITWNFEKFLVGRDGRVLARFSPRTAPDDPAVIQAIEKALG; encoded by the coding sequence ATGAGTGCCTTTCACGACCTGAACCTGCGTGCGCTGGATGGCCAGGATCTGCCATTGGCGCCGTACAAGGGCCAACTGGTGCTGGTGGTCAATGTGGCCTCCAAGTGCGGGTTGACTCCGCAGTACGCGGCCCTGGAAAACCTCTACCAGCAGTACCGCGAACGCGGCTTCACCGTGCTCGGCCTGCCGTGCAACCAGTTCGCCGGTCAGGAGCCGGGCAGCGAGGAAGAAATCCGCGCGTTCTGCAGCCTCAACTATGACGTGAGCTTCCCCCTGGGCAGCAAGCTCGAGGTCAACGGTCCTGGGCGTCATCCGCTGTACCGCCTGCTGGCGGGCGAGGGTGCGGAGTTTCCCGGCGACATCACCTGGAACTTCGAGAAGTTCCTGGTTGGCCGCGATGGCCGCGTGCTGGCGCGTTTCTCGCCGCGCACCGCCCCGGATGATCCCGCAGTGATCCAGGCCATCGAGAAAGCCCTCGGCTGA